A genomic window from Sandaracinaceae bacterium includes:
- a CDS encoding thiolase family protein: MTEAVIVDGLRTPIGKYRGELAGVRPDDLAAHVIRSLVERQPKAKDAIEEVIFGDTNQAGEDNRNVARMATLLAGLPDEVSAVTVNRLCGSGLEALIQASRAIRLGDHQVMLAGGVESMSRAPYAMPKAEEAYPRKAPKVYDTSLGWRFENPKLAERFPLISMGNTAENVAEKYGVSRADQDAFALSSHQKAAAAWEANRFADEIVPVTTPPAHKKAPPGTFERDESVRPDTSLEKLAKLPTVFKRDGGTVTPGNASPLNDGAACLLVTSDTFAQEHGLKPLARVRATGVAGVHPNYMGIGPVPATRQALKKAGLEAKDLDLVELNEAFAAQSLACVRELGLDASKVNVNGGAIALGHPIGCSGARIVVTLMHEMKRRDARLGLATLCIGVGQGLAVILEAVD; this comes from the coding sequence ATGACCGAAGCCGTGATCGTCGACGGGCTGCGCACGCCCATCGGGAAGTACCGCGGAGAGCTCGCCGGCGTGCGTCCGGACGACCTCGCCGCCCACGTGATCCGCTCGCTCGTCGAGCGGCAGCCGAAGGCGAAGGACGCCATCGAGGAGGTCATCTTCGGCGACACCAACCAGGCGGGCGAGGACAACCGCAACGTCGCGCGCATGGCGACCCTCCTCGCCGGGCTCCCCGACGAGGTCAGCGCGGTCACCGTCAACCGCCTCTGCGGGAGCGGGCTCGAGGCGCTCATCCAGGCCTCCCGCGCCATCCGCCTCGGCGATCACCAGGTGATGCTCGCGGGCGGCGTCGAGTCGATGAGCCGCGCGCCCTACGCGATGCCGAAGGCCGAAGAGGCCTACCCCCGCAAGGCGCCCAAGGTCTACGACACCAGCCTCGGCTGGCGCTTCGAGAACCCCAAGCTCGCCGAGCGCTTCCCGCTGATCTCGATGGGCAACACGGCCGAGAACGTGGCCGAGAAGTACGGCGTCTCGCGCGCCGATCAGGACGCGTTCGCGCTCTCCAGCCATCAGAAGGCGGCGGCGGCCTGGGAGGCGAACCGCTTCGCCGACGAGATCGTGCCCGTCACGACCCCGCCCGCGCACAAGAAGGCGCCCCCGGGGACCTTCGAGCGGGACGAGAGCGTGCGGCCGGACACGTCCCTCGAGAAGCTCGCCAAGCTGCCCACCGTGTTCAAGAGGGACGGAGGCACGGTCACGCCCGGCAACGCCTCGCCGCTCAACGACGGCGCGGCGTGCCTGCTCGTGACGAGCGACACCTTCGCCCAGGAGCACGGCCTGAAGCCGCTCGCCCGCGTGCGCGCCACGGGCGTCGCTGGCGTGCACCCGAACTACATGGGCATCGGCCCGGTGCCGGCGACGCGTCAGGCGCTGAAGAAGGCGGGGCTCGAGGCCAAGGACCTCGACCTCGTCGAGCTGAACGAGGCGTTCGCCGCGCAGTCGCTCGCCTGCGTCCGGGAGCTCGGCCTCGACGCGTCCAAGGTCAACGTCAACGGCGGCGCCATCGCGCTCGGTCACCCCATCGGCTGCAGCGGCGCGCGCATCGTCGTGACGCTCATGCACGAGATGAAGCGGCGCGACGCGCGCCTCGGCCTGGCCACCCTCTGCATCGGCGTCGGCCAGGGGCTCGCGGTGATCCTCGAGGCGGTCGATTGA
- a CDS encoding DegT/DnrJ/EryC1/StrS family aminotransferase, which yields MSAPFVHPSAIVDEGVHLGEDTKIWHFVHVSVGAQIGAGCSLGQNVFVAPGVTLGDGVRVQNNVSIYEGVEIEDGAFLGPSCVFTNVLNPRSFVSRKHEYRKTRVGRGASVGANAVIVCGHDLGDYCFVGAGAVVTKDVAPYALVVGNPARRVGWMSRAGARISEASPVCPETGERYRIEGEVCARIDGPEVSDGPIPLLDLAAQNGPLREEAMIAIRDVVRADRFIMGPEVDAFEREVASHLGVKHAIGVSSGTDALLVALMALDVGPGDEVITTPFSFFATAGVVHRLGATPVFVDIDPRSFNLDAGQVAAKTSDATKAIVPVHLFGQPADLEPLRSLGVPIVEDAAQAIGARTEAGPVGALGALGAFSFFPSKNLGAFGDAGLVTTEDDALAEKVRRLRVHGGHPKYMHAIVGGNFRLDAIQAAVLRVKLPHLARWQEGRVANAARYDALFAERAIPGLVPPPRVSEGHVYNQYTLRVRDRDGLAEALAAEGIGSAVYYPRPLHLQECFSQLGHAEGDFPEAERASREVLSLPIFPELGEVRQRRVVDAIARFYER from the coding sequence TTGAGCGCGCCCTTCGTGCACCCGAGCGCCATCGTGGACGAGGGCGTCCACCTGGGTGAGGACACCAAGATCTGGCACTTCGTCCACGTCAGTGTGGGGGCGCAGATCGGCGCTGGCTGCTCGCTCGGCCAGAACGTCTTCGTCGCGCCCGGCGTCACCCTGGGCGATGGCGTACGCGTGCAAAACAACGTGTCCATCTATGAGGGCGTCGAGATCGAGGACGGCGCGTTCCTCGGCCCGAGCTGCGTCTTCACCAACGTGCTCAACCCGCGCTCCTTCGTGAGCCGCAAGCACGAGTACCGGAAGACCCGGGTGGGTCGGGGCGCGAGCGTCGGGGCCAACGCGGTCATCGTCTGCGGTCACGACCTCGGCGACTACTGCTTCGTCGGCGCGGGCGCGGTGGTGACCAAGGACGTGGCGCCCTACGCGCTCGTGGTGGGCAACCCCGCGCGTCGGGTGGGGTGGATGAGTCGCGCGGGCGCGCGGATCTCGGAGGCGAGCCCCGTGTGTCCGGAGACCGGCGAGCGCTACCGCATCGAGGGCGAAGTCTGCGCGCGCATCGACGGCCCCGAGGTCAGCGACGGGCCCATCCCGTTGCTCGACCTCGCGGCCCAGAACGGGCCCCTGCGCGAGGAGGCGATGATCGCCATCCGCGACGTGGTCCGCGCGGACCGCTTCATCATGGGGCCCGAGGTCGACGCCTTCGAGCGAGAGGTCGCGTCGCACCTCGGCGTGAAGCACGCCATCGGCGTCTCGAGCGGCACCGACGCGCTCCTCGTCGCGCTGATGGCGCTGGACGTCGGGCCGGGCGACGAGGTGATCACCACGCCGTTCTCGTTCTTCGCCACCGCGGGGGTGGTGCATCGGCTCGGCGCGACCCCGGTCTTCGTCGACATCGATCCCCGCAGCTTCAACCTGGACGCAGGCCAGGTCGCGGCGAAGACGAGCGACGCGACGAAGGCGATCGTGCCGGTCCATCTCTTCGGGCAGCCCGCCGACCTCGAGCCGCTCCGCTCCCTCGGGGTGCCGATCGTCGAAGACGCGGCCCAGGCGATCGGCGCCCGCACCGAAGCCGGACCCGTCGGCGCGCTCGGCGCGCTCGGCGCGTTCTCGTTCTTCCCGTCGAAGAACCTCGGCGCGTTCGGAGACGCGGGGCTCGTCACCACCGAGGACGACGCGCTCGCGGAGAAGGTTCGCAGGCTCCGCGTTCACGGTGGCCACCCGAAGTACATGCACGCGATCGTGGGCGGCAACTTCCGCCTCGACGCCATCCAGGCCGCGGTGCTGCGCGTGAAGCTCCCGCACCTGGCGCGCTGGCAGGAGGGCAGGGTGGCCAACGCGGCGCGCTACGACGCCCTCTTCGCGGAGCGCGCGATCCCCGGGCTCGTGCCGCCTCCGCGCGTGTCCGAGGGCCACGTGTACAACCAGTACACCCTCCGGGTCCGAGATCGAGACGGGCTCGCCGAGGCCCTCGCCGCGGAGGGCATCGGCTCCGCCGTGTACTACCCCCGGCCCCTGCACCTCCAGGAGTGCTTCTCCCAGCTCGGCCACGCGGAGGGGGACTTCCCCGAGGCGGAGCGCGCCTCGAGAGAGGTGCTATCGCTGCCCATCTTCCCGGAGCTCGGCGAGGTGCGTCAGCGTCGCGTGGTCGACGCCATCGCCCGGTTCTACGAGCGCTGA
- a CDS encoding HAD family hydrolase: MFRDAGRLEALLLDAGNTIVFLDMEAVAEVVRAQGVMVAPERLGAVEGAAKRRYEAELGGGGSHESGWRLYIATLLNEAGLEEETARALVDPLRAAHDQLNLWRRVPEDLPSALRRAEALGLRVGVVSNSEGKLPELFAHVGLGGAFEVIVDSADLGVRKPDPRIFHEATARMGVPNEAAIYAGDIPSVDVDGAYAAGLDAALIDPYGFYPDHQASPRFGSVAELVTALEAAR; encoded by the coding sequence ATGTTCAGGGACGCCGGCCGACTGGAGGCGCTCCTGCTCGACGCGGGCAACACGATCGTCTTCCTCGACATGGAGGCGGTCGCCGAGGTCGTGCGCGCGCAGGGCGTGATGGTCGCCCCGGAGCGGCTCGGCGCCGTGGAGGGCGCGGCGAAGCGGCGCTACGAGGCGGAGCTCGGCGGCGGTGGGAGCCACGAGTCCGGGTGGCGCCTCTACATCGCCACGCTCTTGAACGAGGCGGGGCTCGAGGAGGAGACGGCGCGCGCGCTCGTCGACCCGCTCCGCGCCGCGCACGACCAGCTCAACCTCTGGCGGCGCGTGCCGGAAGATCTGCCGAGCGCGCTGCGTCGCGCGGAGGCGCTGGGGCTGCGCGTCGGCGTGGTCAGCAACTCGGAGGGCAAGCTGCCCGAGCTCTTCGCGCACGTGGGGCTCGGGGGCGCGTTCGAGGTCATCGTCGACAGCGCCGACCTCGGCGTCCGCAAGCCCGACCCGCGGATCTTTCACGAGGCCACGGCGCGCATGGGCGTCCCCAACGAGGCGGCGATCTACGCGGGCGACATCCCCAGCGTGGACGTCGACGGCGCCTACGCCGCGGGGCTCGACGCGGCGCTGATCGATCCGTACGGCTTCTACCCGGATCACCAGGCCTCCCCGCGCTTCGGCTCGGTGGCGGAGTTGGTGACGGCGCTGGAGGCGGCGCGATGA
- a CDS encoding DUF533 domain-containing protein has protein sequence MEEHQEAMVKSLVAVAWADGRMDGEETEVIEALLGAFEIEGDDAEAVREFAKEPKKLEDVPITDLSASDRRLLLQHAVILTFIDGEQSETERKILADLIARLHIPEAEAKSLLEAAEARAKRLLDLL, from the coding sequence ATGGAGGAGCACCAGGAGGCGATGGTCAAGTCTTTGGTCGCCGTGGCGTGGGCCGATGGCCGCATGGACGGCGAGGAGACCGAGGTCATCGAGGCGCTGCTCGGCGCCTTCGAGATCGAGGGCGACGACGCCGAGGCGGTCCGCGAGTTCGCCAAGGAGCCGAAGAAGCTCGAGGACGTGCCGATCACCGATCTGTCCGCCTCGGACCGGCGCCTGCTGCTGCAGCACGCGGTCATCCTCACCTTCATCGACGGGGAGCAGTCGGAGACGGAGCGGAAGATCCTCGCGGATCTCATCGCGCGCCTGCACATCCCGGAGGCCGAGGCGAAGTCGCTGCTCGAGGCGGCCGAGGCGCGCGCCAAGCGGCTCCTCGACCTCCTCTGA
- a CDS encoding metallopeptidase TldD-related protein, translating into MSRYTAPFSPEGPNAIDASIARRLLTVALERGGDYADLFFEYNVSGSYAYEEQILKSAGASVSAGLGVRVRKGDATGYAYVEDLSPEAMERAARTAAQIADGGGAPAPVGLDPLDVANRYPVDMLSLDLAGEEKRALLKRADEAARAVDGRVQRVEASLAEQMREILIATSDGRLVRDRQPLLRFGIRVIVEDDGKRQSGSSGGGGRVGWTYFDGKSPEQHAKEAVRQALAMLDAREAPAGELEVVLAPGDSGILLHEAVGHGLEADYNRKGSSNYTDQVGERVASELCTVVDDATLMSSRGSINVDDEGQRPEKAVLIEEGILRGYMQDRHSSEFFGTTPTGNGRRESFKSHPMPRMTNTLLLAGPHDPEEIVRSVKKGVYASKFGGGQVDISNGDFVFNLTEGYLIEDGKITAPLKGVNLIGNGPDVMRKVTMLGSDMELSDGIWTCGKEGQSVPVGVGCPTVKISGMTVGGTQIG; encoded by the coding sequence ATGAGTCGATACACCGCTCCCTTCTCGCCCGAAGGGCCCAACGCCATCGACGCGAGCATCGCGCGTCGCCTGCTGACGGTGGCCCTCGAGCGCGGCGGCGACTACGCCGACCTCTTCTTCGAGTACAACGTCTCCGGGAGCTACGCCTACGAGGAGCAGATCCTCAAGTCGGCTGGCGCCTCCGTGAGCGCGGGTCTCGGCGTGCGCGTCCGCAAGGGCGACGCGACCGGCTACGCCTACGTCGAGGATCTCTCGCCCGAGGCGATGGAGCGCGCGGCCCGCACCGCGGCGCAGATCGCGGACGGCGGCGGCGCGCCCGCGCCGGTCGGGCTCGATCCCCTCGACGTCGCGAACCGCTACCCCGTCGACATGCTCTCGCTCGACCTCGCCGGCGAAGAGAAGCGCGCGCTCCTGAAGCGCGCCGACGAGGCCGCCCGCGCCGTCGACGGACGCGTCCAGCGTGTGGAGGCGTCCCTCGCCGAGCAGATGCGCGAGATCTTGATCGCGACGAGCGACGGCCGCCTGGTCCGCGACCGCCAGCCGCTCCTCCGCTTCGGCATCCGCGTGATCGTGGAGGACGACGGGAAGCGCCAGTCGGGCAGCTCCGGCGGAGGCGGCCGCGTCGGCTGGACCTACTTCGACGGCAAGAGCCCCGAGCAGCACGCCAAGGAGGCCGTCCGCCAGGCGCTCGCGATGCTCGACGCGCGCGAGGCGCCCGCGGGTGAGCTCGAGGTCGTCCTCGCCCCCGGAGACAGCGGCATCCTCCTGCACGAGGCCGTCGGTCACGGGCTCGAGGCGGACTACAATCGCAAGGGCTCGAGCAACTACACCGACCAGGTCGGCGAGCGCGTGGCGAGCGAGCTCTGCACCGTGGTCGACGACGCGACGCTCATGAGCAGCCGCGGCTCGATCAACGTGGACGACGAGGGGCAGCGGCCGGAGAAGGCGGTGCTCATCGAGGAAGGCATCTTGCGTGGGTACATGCAGGACCGCCACTCGAGCGAGTTCTTCGGGACGACGCCCACCGGGAACGGGCGTCGCGAGAGCTTCAAGAGCCACCCCATGCCGCGCATGACGAACACGCTGCTGCTCGCCGGTCCGCACGACCCCGAGGAGATCGTGCGCAGCGTCAAGAAGGGCGTGTACGCGAGCAAGTTCGGCGGAGGCCAGGTCGACATCTCGAACGGCGACTTCGTCTTCAACCTCACCGAGGGCTACCTCATCGAGGACGGAAAGATCACCGCGCCGCTCAAGGGCGTGAACCTCATCGGGAACGGTCCCGACGTGATGCGCAAGGTCACGATGCTCGGCTCCGACATGGAGCTCTCGGACGGCATCTGGACCTGCGGCAAAGAAGGCCAGAGCGTGCCGGTCGGCGTGGGCTGCCCCACGGTCAAGATCTCGGGCATGACGGTCGGCGGAACCCAGATCGGCTGA
- a CDS encoding TldD/PmbA family protein: MATENQEELLAMGERVVERARKAGADVAEAVVSEGSHLSTKVRLGEPELVEEAGSRAVGLRVMVGKQVAVSYTSDLTEAGVARFVEDAIELARLSQPDELSGPPDPSQLSKREEHAELNLYDASIHDIDGAEALAHALAGEKAARDADARITNSEGATFSRASGARALVTSGGFGGVSRGTYASLTVNPVADDADGKKRSGYYWTARRHKAGLLAADEVGREAARRTLAKLGAQKAATQECPVIFDPDVGRSILGLLAGCINGGAIWRRSSYLVDRVDTQVASELVNVVDDPLLEGAPGSRPYDGEGLLSRRNTIVENGVLKSYLLDTYSARKLGLESTANASRGSSGGVGPSTTNFILQPGTQSPEDVLKSTKSGLYVTEMMGFGFNAVTGDFSRGASGFWIENGEKTFPVSEVTISLNVDELLKRIDAVADDLDLRTSVATPTFRVSRMTLAGK; encoded by the coding sequence ATGGCGACGGAGAACCAGGAAGAGCTGCTCGCCATGGGCGAGCGCGTGGTCGAGCGAGCGCGCAAGGCCGGGGCAGACGTCGCGGAGGCGGTCGTCTCGGAGGGCTCGCATCTCTCGACCAAGGTCCGGCTCGGCGAGCCCGAGCTGGTCGAGGAGGCGGGGAGCCGCGCGGTCGGTCTGCGGGTCATGGTCGGCAAGCAGGTCGCGGTCTCCTACACGAGCGACCTGACAGAGGCGGGCGTGGCGCGCTTCGTCGAGGACGCGATCGAGCTCGCCCGGCTCTCGCAGCCCGACGAGCTGTCGGGCCCGCCGGATCCTTCGCAGCTGAGCAAGCGCGAGGAGCACGCCGAGCTGAACCTCTACGACGCGTCCATCCACGACATCGACGGCGCCGAGGCCCTCGCGCACGCGCTCGCTGGAGAGAAGGCGGCGCGCGACGCCGACGCACGCATCACCAACAGCGAAGGCGCGACCTTCTCTCGCGCCTCGGGCGCGCGCGCCCTGGTGACGAGCGGCGGCTTCGGCGGCGTCAGCCGGGGCACGTACGCCTCGCTCACCGTCAACCCGGTCGCCGACGACGCCGACGGCAAGAAGCGGAGCGGCTACTACTGGACGGCGCGGCGTCACAAGGCGGGCCTGCTCGCCGCCGACGAGGTCGGGCGCGAGGCGGCGCGACGCACGCTGGCCAAGCTCGGCGCGCAGAAGGCGGCCACCCAGGAGTGCCCGGTGATCTTCGACCCCGACGTGGGTCGCTCCATCCTCGGGCTGCTGGCCGGCTGCATCAACGGCGGCGCGATCTGGCGTCGCTCGAGCTACCTCGTCGACCGGGTCGACACGCAGGTCGCGAGCGAGCTGGTGAACGTCGTGGACGACCCCCTGCTCGAGGGCGCGCCCGGCTCGCGCCCCTACGACGGGGAGGGGCTACTCTCGCGTCGCAACACCATCGTCGAGAACGGCGTGCTCAAGAGCTACCTGCTCGACACCTACTCCGCGCGAAAGCTCGGCCTCGAGAGCACCGCGAACGCGAGCCGCGGCTCGAGCGGCGGCGTCGGCCCCTCCACCACGAACTTCATCCTCCAGCCCGGAACGCAGAGCCCAGAGGACGTGCTGAAGTCGACGAAGAGCGGCCTCTACGTCACCGAGATGATGGGCTTCGGCTTCAACGCGGTGACCGGCGATTTCAGCCGCGGCGCGTCGGGCTTCTGGATCGAGAACGGCGAGAAGACGTTCCCCGTCTCCGAGGTCACGATCTCGCTGAACGTGGACGAGCTGCTCAAGCGCATCGACGCGGTGGCCGACGACCTGGATCTCCGCACCTCGGTCGCGACGCCGACCTTCCGCGTCTCTCGCATGACGCTCGCCGGCAAGTAG
- a CDS encoding NADH:flavin oxidoreductase, which produces MSEAPDKRLLRLLPVERWPSSDEAAAMRWFSPVRVGPLTLTARTWVPAMVPWRATDEGFVTDAVLAWYRRFAEGQPGAIVIEATGIRDVPSGPLLRIGHDRFLPGLRQLVETVREASDGQTRLLIQLIDFLAIKRRVSAEKFLRRFLVVDDRLRERLDLDDEDAIRARLLEMDDDALADVLDPRDLESLRMGYRERVTDVHLPHVRELPEVLPGLFARAAARAEEAGFDGVELHYAHAYTMASFLSARNTRQDGYGGAREDRVRLPLEVYREVRAAVSRDTAVGARFLGDEVIEGGNRADDAAWFGVRFAEAGMDFLSVSKGGKFEDARQPKVGHAAYPYTGPSGHECMPHVKIDAAGPFGRNIPLSAAVRAAVREAGFETPVVGAGGICSPWQVEDILARGEADIVAAARQSLADPDWFRKIRLGRGDEVRRCFFTNYCEALDQAHKEVTCQRWDRVFPEGDRAGIPMAADGRRRLVAPSWRPE; this is translated from the coding sequence GTGAGCGAGGCGCCCGACAAGCGCCTCCTGCGGCTCTTGCCCGTGGAGCGCTGGCCGAGCTCGGACGAGGCGGCAGCCATGCGCTGGTTCTCCCCCGTTCGGGTCGGCCCCCTGACCCTGACCGCGCGCACCTGGGTGCCGGCGATGGTGCCCTGGCGCGCCACCGACGAGGGCTTCGTCACCGACGCGGTGCTCGCGTGGTATCGGCGCTTCGCCGAGGGCCAGCCGGGCGCGATCGTCATCGAGGCGACCGGGATCCGCGATGTGCCGAGCGGGCCGCTCCTGCGCATCGGCCACGATCGGTTCCTGCCCGGCCTGCGCCAGCTCGTCGAGACCGTGCGCGAGGCGAGCGACGGCCAGACACGGCTCCTGATCCAGCTCATCGACTTCCTCGCGATCAAGCGTCGCGTCTCGGCCGAGAAGTTCCTCCGCCGCTTCCTCGTCGTCGACGATCGCCTGCGCGAGCGCCTGGACCTCGACGACGAAGACGCCATCCGGGCCCGCCTCCTCGAGATGGACGACGACGCGCTCGCCGACGTGCTCGACCCCCGCGACCTCGAGAGCCTGCGCATGGGCTACCGCGAGCGCGTGACCGACGTGCACCTGCCGCACGTGCGCGAGCTGCCCGAGGTCCTGCCCGGGCTCTTCGCGCGCGCGGCGGCCCGCGCCGAGGAGGCGGGCTTCGACGGCGTGGAGCTCCACTACGCGCACGCGTACACGATGGCGTCGTTCCTCAGCGCCCGGAACACGCGGCAGGACGGCTACGGCGGCGCGCGCGAGGACCGCGTCCGTCTCCCGCTCGAGGTCTACCGCGAGGTGCGCGCCGCGGTCTCGCGCGACACCGCGGTCGGCGCGCGCTTCCTCGGCGACGAGGTGATCGAGGGGGGCAACCGCGCCGACGACGCCGCCTGGTTCGGGGTGCGCTTCGCCGAGGCGGGCATGGACTTCCTCAGCGTGAGCAAGGGCGGGAAGTTCGAGGACGCCAGGCAGCCCAAGGTCGGCCACGCCGCCTATCCCTACACCGGCCCGAGCGGCCACGAGTGCATGCCGCACGTGAAGATCGACGCCGCCGGCCCATTCGGTCGCAACATCCCGCTCAGCGCCGCCGTGCGCGCCGCCGTGCGTGAGGCCGGCTTCGAGACGCCGGTGGTCGGGGCCGGAGGGATCTGCTCGCCCTGGCAGGTGGAGGACATCCTCGCGCGGGGCGAGGCGGACATCGTCGCCGCCGCGCGCCAGAGCCTCGCGGACCCCGACTGGTTCCGGAAGATCCGGCTCGGTCGCGGCGACGAGGTCCGACGCTGCTTCTTCACCAACTACTGCGAGGCGCTCGACCAGGCGCACAAAGAGGTCACCTGTCAGCGCTGGGATCGCGTCTTCCCCGAGGGCGATCGCGCCGGCATCCCGATGGCCGCCGATGGGCGCCGACGCCTGGTGGCGCCCTCCTGGCGACCGGAGTGA
- a CDS encoding YdcF family protein has protein sequence MLFFASLIAFVVVLKRSVRADRTSTRAKALAIGVPLGVALLALATAPRGYLLTKTLGAMAMPLGLAWCALAGFIALAYWRDRWRELPALSVVFVLFSLAGSGFVADLLGGSLERAYASDPFAEAPFDAVIVLGGGTDEAYGRIQLGASGDRVALGARLYHRGLAPRLVTTGSAIAGFSEHDAAAATERIWREMGVPAEAIVRLEGARTTSEEAVIHAREIRARGWRRVGLVSSAQHMPRALALFRERGARVVPLAADFRSDAPRWRGFHDLVPRGDAAARIHGACWERVGRLAGR, from the coding sequence TTGCTCTTCTTCGCGAGCCTCATCGCGTTCGTCGTCGTCCTGAAGCGCTCCGTGAGAGCCGATCGCACCTCGACGCGCGCCAAGGCGCTCGCGATCGGGGTCCCGCTCGGCGTCGCGCTCCTCGCGCTGGCGACCGCCCCGCGCGGCTACCTGCTCACCAAGACGCTCGGAGCGATGGCGATGCCTCTCGGGCTCGCCTGGTGCGCGCTCGCCGGCTTCATCGCGCTGGCCTACTGGCGCGATCGCTGGCGTGAGCTGCCCGCGCTCTCTGTCGTGTTCGTGCTCTTCTCCCTCGCGGGCAGCGGCTTCGTCGCCGACCTGCTCGGCGGCTCGCTCGAGCGCGCGTACGCGAGCGACCCATTTGCCGAGGCGCCGTTCGACGCGGTCATCGTGCTCGGCGGAGGGACGGACGAGGCGTACGGACGCATCCAGCTGGGCGCGAGCGGAGACCGGGTCGCGCTGGGCGCGCGCCTCTACCACCGCGGCCTCGCCCCGCGGCTCGTGACAACCGGATCGGCGATCGCCGGATTCTCAGAGCACGATGCCGCCGCGGCGACAGAGCGGATCTGGCGCGAGATGGGAGTCCCCGCCGAGGCGATCGTCCGGCTCGAGGGGGCGCGCACGACCTCGGAGGAGGCGGTCATCCACGCGCGCGAGATCCGGGCGCGGGGATGGCGGCGGGTCGGGCTCGTCAGCTCCGCGCAGCACATGCCCCGTGCCCTCGCGCTCTTCCGCGAGCGGGGGGCGCGCGTCGTCCCGCTCGCGGCCGACTTCCGGAGCGACGCGCCGCGGTGGCGCGGCTTCCACGACCTCGTCCCACGCGGGGACGCGGCGGCGCGCATCCACGGCGCCTGCTGGGAGCGGGTAGGGCGCCTGGCCGGCCGCTGA
- a CDS encoding Type 1 glutamine amidotransferase-like domain-containing protein, translating to MEDPDDLLRELRERPPSADLNPAFLLADSRPLFARLGEGSVSELVAAAYRDAAWIWGPRAAYLGACNGDRPEFYEIFESFAEAARCPQRMHVRAEPTEAERDFLAEADLIVLGGGDPLQGLRAFESAGLVEVLRESFTRGAVLVGVSAGATLLGLGTRDAAERFAPTLGLVPLVIETGPDAAERLAASVQQAPIPRGVAIPAGGAAAFHPDGSLEPLASTLEEIVSEEDGGLRRAHLLPSAAGGGDERPVH from the coding sequence GTGGAAGACCCCGACGATCTGCTCCGCGAGCTGCGAGAGCGCCCGCCGTCCGCGGATCTCAACCCGGCATTTCTACTCGCCGACAGCCGACCGCTCTTCGCGCGGCTCGGCGAAGGCTCGGTGAGCGAGCTGGTCGCCGCCGCCTATCGAGACGCGGCCTGGATCTGGGGGCCGCGCGCCGCCTACCTCGGCGCCTGCAACGGCGACAGACCGGAGTTCTACGAGATCTTCGAGAGCTTCGCGGAGGCGGCGAGGTGCCCCCAGCGCATGCACGTGCGCGCCGAGCCGACCGAGGCGGAGCGGGACTTCCTCGCCGAGGCCGACCTGATCGTGCTCGGCGGCGGAGATCCCCTCCAGGGGCTTCGCGCCTTCGAGTCGGCCGGCCTCGTCGAGGTGCTCCGCGAGAGCTTCACTCGGGGGGCCGTGCTCGTCGGCGTCTCCGCCGGCGCGACCTTGCTCGGCCTCGGCACGCGGGACGCCGCGGAGCGCTTCGCGCCGACGCTCGGCCTCGTCCCGCTCGTCATCGAGACCGGTCCCGACGCGGCGGAGCGGCTCGCGGCCAGCGTCCAGCAGGCCCCCATCCCGCGCGGAGTGGCGATCCCCGCCGGCGGCGCGGCCGCGTTCCACCCGGACGGGAGCCTCGAGCCGCTCGCGAGCACACTCGAGGAGATCGTCTCCGAAGAAGACGGCGGACTGCGTCGCGCCCACCTCCTCCCCTCGGCGGCGGGGGGAGGTGACGAGCGTCCGGTTCACTGA